gtttggtttcttATTGCACCAGAAAGCTTGCACTGACACCAGTGAACCTTGGTTTTAGAGTAATTGATGGTTCAAGGTCTTCACGCTTAAACTACCCATCAGCTGACCATCTGTGATGAACCATCACAGTGGACACTGTTTTGTCGGGGGTGGGGGTAGTGGTTGTGGATGTGTTGTCTGACTTCATCTGTCAACCTAACCCTGgttacacaaatagaaaagttACTGTTAAGGTCTGACTTACAGTATGTCTGTTATCATGTTTCACCTCCTTTTTATACCAGTTTCTATCATAACTTACCAGGAGTTATTCCAGGTTTCTTTATGTGTCCATGGGATTTCCTAAAAAGCTGGAATAAGTTATGAGCTGACTGCAGTGTTTCTGATTTACAACTTGTTGATGTGCAGAATACAAACCAGGTGACTCGCATCCTCTGCACATTCACCATTCATATGGTGCGTTTTGTTAAGTTGTTGACAACCAAATTTCTTGATGTGATCTAATTTGTCATTTGCCCCAAATTGACCACTGAAGATCATTGAAAAGAACTGAGTAAGTTCATGGCTCTCTTACTAGCATGGCAGTAAGTATCGTCTGTCTGTATGCACTTGTAATTCTTTTAATTCTAGTGAATACATTTGAAGTTCTCGAACACTGAATGGAATATTTTATGTTTGCACTTGTAGTTTTGGTCGATTCAGAAAAGCTGGACTGTCATCATGTtggagtgtgacagtgagtttAATGCTACTTAGGTCATATGTAGTCTAAGCGTATCGTAATGGTGGCATTACAGATTCCTGAGCCTGGTTCAAAGGGACAAGGTTGAGCCATTTAAGATGTTGTTCTGTTGGTTTTAGTTCTTTTATTTGATTGTCATTTTCTTAAAACAACACCTCCAAGGGTTTTCAAAGGTTTCACTTCTGAATTTCAATTTCCTTGTCTCAGTGGTTCTCAGTAGCAGGCCTTGTGCTGTCTTTGCGCCATCTTGTGGTCAGAAAGTAGACTTGCATTCCACTGATTTCCTACAAAccttaattaaaatattcaacGCATTTATCCTCATCCTGGTTTCTGCTTTTCCTTCCAGACATTCCCAACTCTGATTCTGAGAGCTTCAATCCAGCACTGTGGGAAGAACAACGCAAGCACCGAGCTCAGGTGGCATTTGAGTGCGACGAGGACAAGGATGAAAGAGAGGCGCCACCAAGGGTAAGTGTTGCACATTGATCACTGTTCAAACTAATATGAAAGAAGAATAACTAGTATATGAGTTGGTTAGAATAGATTCAAGAAGTGATGCTGGTAATACTACTTGAATGATGGCGCTCAGCATAAACccatcatttttaaatcatgcATCCTGAGTTGCTGTTTATCGAAAGGAAATGTGTCTGTATGATACTGAATCTACCTCGTGTACGCCATTCTCAGGGAAAGCAGGAAAACCGCAGGTTTAACATTCAACCATTTCATGATGATTTGAAATCTGTTTGTTCTCCTCAGGAGGGAAACCTGAAGCGCTACCCTACACCATACCCAGATGAGCTGAAGAACATGGTGAAGACAGCCCAGTCAGTGGCTCACAGGCTAAAGGAGGATGAGTCAAGTGACGAGGCGGGAAAACCATTTGAGAGAAACCATATTGGTATTCAGGATGTGGGTGTTAAGGTCAGCTTCAGATACAATTTGATATTTGAAGAAATGTCACTGtcatttcttgtttgtttttgtttacctcCCATTTCTCTATTCAAGTGAAGGAAAGTATGTAATCCCaaacctcatcatcatcattgtttttGTGCAGGTGATTGAGGCATCTTGCCCAAACGGCACAGAGTCGGACACAGAGCCACAAGAATCTGAGCAAAATCCCTCTGCACCAGAATCGGAAGACACTTTAGACACTTCTTACAGCTCTCAAAGAGTCCCGCTGAAGTCTTCAGAGGGCTCTATGATGAACCATGAGGACACACTGGAGGTGCTTGAATATTAAGGACTTTACATGATCAGTTGAGTCAAACCGATTTGGAACTTTTATCTGAAAAATTCCCTCTTTTTGTTATTCTTCAGGATTCTGAGGAGCTGTCGGATGAAGAGGAGATGAAAATTGCAGAGATGAGACCTCCTCTTATCGAGATCTCCATCAACCAGCCTAAAGTAGTGACTTTAAGTAAGGAcaaaaaaggtaacaaataaaagaacCACGAGTCAATGAAACATAGTATTTTAAGTGGAAACCTAAACATGATAAGTGAGATAGTCCAGATTCACTTACTCATATTTGTGCTTGACAGACGATGGCAAAGACGCAGACTCTTTGCTGGATGACACAGTGGCCAACAGCAACCAGAACAACAGCAACTGTTCATCACCGTCACGCATgtctgactctgtgtctctgaccaCTGACAGCAGTCAAGACAACTCTCTGTGCACcccagagagagaggcaaagaTGCTTTTCCTCCCCAAAAGCCAGTAGGTTCCAATTCTTAACATGAGAGTGAAAAGCGAGAATCTTCCTCATGCTGCTTTAACAAATTCTGATGCCTTTTACTCTGTTTTAGGCAAGGAGATGAGAATATGAACCAGCCAAAAGAAACCACCCCTCTCCTCCATAATGGAAATGGCTCTGAAACGTCCCTCCAGGCCCTTTTGAAAACCCAGCAAATGCCGCCAGAAAAAATGGGTGACTACGACCTGTCCATGGAAGCCAGGTTGGCCTTCATTGAGAAGGGAATAAACAATGGTATGGAAAACAATTATACTAAGTGGGACCAGATCAATATGAACGTGTCTAAGCCTCCGACCGACAACATGCTTCAGCTGGATGAGCTGGACAAAACCAAGAATGGTTTAGCGCAGCAGGACTTGGGCGGCAAACAGAGTTATAGCAATGACAAATTTGACCATTTACAGAACGGAAACCAGCAGGTCAGTGACTCCATCAATCGTCTGGGGAACATAAGCCAAGCAGTGAGAATGGAGACATCTGCTGTGCATGTGGCCTCGACAGGCGTGACAGCCAGCAGTGACATGTCTCTGTCTCGCAGCACAGAGGAACTGTCTCCAGAGAAAAGGTGCCATCCCCAGCAGGTGATGAAGTCCCACAGTATCAGCAACATAGAAGGTGGGGGTATGAAGATTTTCTCCTTTGAAGGGAATGACGACACCTATGAAGCAGCATCAATGACCAGGATGGCAGGAGTTGGCCCGGGGCCAGGAGCTCAGGGCCAGAGCATCGTCAGGAGCAAGTCTGCTGGTCAGTTACTCAATGACCAGAATCTCCAGATTTACCCAGGCTCCACTGCATCTTCCTCAGACCTGCTCTCCTCCTCTAAACCTCCTGCCAGCACCAGCAGATACCCAGTCTCCTCCAGCATGGCCATGGGCATCCATCCTCCTCAGTACAATGTACAGTACACAAGCAGTGCCATGCCAAAAGATGGTCTCTGGGCCCAGAGGACGCCCATGCCCCCAGAGCACCAAGGCTACCTCCCTCCTCCATCACATTCACTAGCCAACACCAACTACTCCAATCGCAATCAGGCACCTCCCTACCCTCTACCACTGCAGCAAAGGGGACCTATGGCCCCCAAACCCTCTGGGGACATGTGGGCTAAAGAAAGACTTCACTCTACCGGCAGTCAGCCTCGCAGTAGTACTCTGCAGAGGCAAAGCAGCTCTTCCTCCACAGCGTCAATGGGTGACCCGAGGCGCATGCAGTTGCCCGAGGGGGAATACTTGACATACAGAGACATACACACCCTCGCCAGGGGCCCGCTGGCAATGAGCCAGGCCATGCAGCGGCCCCTCTCCGCTCGCACTTACAGCATCGACATACCCGGAGCTTCCAGGCCCTTCCCTGCTCGGCCACAGCCCCACGAGCTTCCAGAAAGGaccatgtctgtctgtgacttCAACTACCAGCACAGCAGCCCCAGCAAGAGGCCCAACACCAGGGTGAAGTCCGAGCACTCGCTCCTGGACGGTCCTGCACAGGTGCCGGGAGCACCGAGGGTGCCCACTGACTGGAGAGACCATGTGATGCGTCACATCGAGGCCAAGAAAATGGAAAAGGTAAAAAGGATGATTTCACACAAATCTCCCACAAAAGTATGTCTCAAGGCCTTAGTGTTGAGGAAAAAGTTGTTTTGCTTAAAGCAATGCATATTTGCATGTAAAGAAATTCAGCTTCAGGTTCTTTCCAGGTTACTGGTATCGTTGGAACTAAAGAAACGTTTTCTACTGTTGACAGTGTTGGATGAATTCTTGTCGCATTTCTGGTTTAACCTTCAAAACATCCACCTATATAGGAGTATTTCAAAGGCAAATAAGTATCACAGATATTTGAGTGAATTGACTCTTTAGCTGACTAACCCTGCTGTGTGCAGTATGCCTCTTATtcattgcatgtttttctgtCTATGCTGTAAATCTTTGTCTCCTTTGCCGTCATTCTCCACTGGTGGATTCTTGCATGGCCACCGCTGACATGTCGCTTGGTGCTGATTGTATCATGTCGTCCCTGTGTTCAGAATATGCTGTCTCGCTCCTATAATTGCCATAATGCACCGCTGAGCTGGTCTCACTACAGCAGCTGTAGGGATATGCATGCCAGCCAAGGGTCTCTGGTCATTAGTGCCAGAGAGGGACAGTCCCCCGCAGCTCTGGGCTTCTGTGTGAGTACTGTGATAGTGTGTAGTTGGCTCCTCCACTTCATACCGAGCCAGGGAATCCTGTCTGTGCTAGTTTTCACATCCTTTAGAGATGAGAAAATTCCATAATCCCTCGGTGGTGGAAAGTGTGTATTGATCCTCAGAAGCCATCTTTTACTTTTCCATTTGTGGACAAATGAAAGTATGTGTTGAAAAACAAGCTCTCCCAATGTGTTTTCTCACAACCACAAACCCCTCACTGCACATGTGATGTTTTCCCTGAGCTGGAAATGGCTGTACGAGCTGTTTACTGTTCAATTCGAATGCGTGTGTTTAAAAGGGGCCTTATTTTCGTGCCATCGTTCACTTGATTTGGTTGATTTTCTCTAATGATAGAAATAGAGGGGAAACAAATCAACACAACACGTACAGTTAAAACTGTGTGACATTAGTGCAGAGCTGTAGCTAATTAtaagattattttaattgtaCTGAAACTACTTCCTCACAAAACATAGAAGCTGTGTGAGGCATGCATAATTTTAGCTTTTCTGCCTGCTCTGGCATAGTCACAGTCTGTCCAGTGACTAAATCCAGGCAACAACACTGACGCACATGAACCTATGGTGTGATTAAGCTCAGTTTGTCTCCAAGGATTCCATGCCTTATTATGCAGACATCCAGATATGTAATATGAGTGTTATATATGCTCCAAAAGCCCCCTTTTAAACCTGCCAGGCTCAAAACCAACCCTCCCTTTACCCCACTTCTCTCCAATCATCTTGTGACTACACCTCATCTCTGTAACCATGATCTCTTCTCCTTTTTAATTGTACTTTAAATGCCTCCGTTCATCACCTTCGCTCCAGCCTTTGATCACTTCTGAATCCCTTCATAACCTCTACACTGTTTTGTGGGGGGgtgaaaactgtgtttgtgaaaggTAAGAAGGTAGAAGTGTTCATTCGAGTGATCTAGAAAGTTGTTATTAGAATTTCTAGTATGAGATCCTTGTCTTAGCGAAACGAGTCAGTGTTGTGTAACTCGACattcaggtttttaatcatTGTGTTCCTTGTCTTCTGTCCCTAACCGAACCTAATGTCATTACCCGACTTGAAAAATGTctcttgaaaatattttttttgtttttaaatgggatTTAGTAGCATGATGTTTGTTACTACGTAATCATTAATTTCCTCCATTTCAGGATGATGTGTATGGACCCCCGGGGCAACAGAGTTACACCATGGACCCCCACAGAAAAGTATGTGTTATAGactcttttgttttgcagtctCGCATTTACGCGGCACCACTTGTCATGTAAAGAAAATCCTGCTGGTTCTTCACCGCCGCGGTTCTCTGTTTTCCAGGTGCCTTTGATGAACGGTCAGATGGGCCCTGCTGCCCGTCCTCAGATGAACCAGATGCCCATGGCCCGTCACCCTTCCAGAGAGCAGCTCATCGATTACTTGATGCTCAAAGTCTCCCAGCCGCCCCAAGGCCCACCCAGAGTCTCGCACGATTCGCTGCAGCAAGAGGTGAAACAAGGGTGGCGATATGTGTGGTTATACTTCAGACATTAAAAATCTTAATTGGTTTGTCTCGGGTTACATAAAAGGAACAGCTTGACAAGAGAACTTGTACAACTGTCTGATAACTACAGCTAGAATTAAGTGAGCCTTTTTCAGTTGGAAATTGCAATTTGAATCACCCAAACACTCACTATTGTAAATGTAACTCATAAATGTTGTTAATATCTTAATGATGTTGTGTAGTAATGCAAACCCCCTTTTAATCtattacatgtgaatatttaattgaagctatgtcaaaaaaaatgatgtcacgttctgtcagaaaaatggcaattagatattttccccTCATTGTTCTGCCCTGCTATTTGGtgaaagatatatatatatatatatttatatataatattcacATTGTAATGGATTTAAACATTACCACAACATACTGTCAAAATATGTAGTTCTCTTTGCATGacacatgtaaaatgtaaattccgtagtttcaaattgcaatttcgATTTGAAATTGgactgttattttaaaactttggTTTAGATATACTGATATAATCACAATTGTTTTGATAATATCTATTGGTTGATataaataatgtcttatatGAAAACTGTATATCTTTGAGATTTGGTGTTTCTGAAACCATGCACCAGAAAGTCACTTAGTTTCATAAGCTAGATAGACGGGTCtctaatgacatttttttaacccCTAATACATGCAGGTTGTTGAATGAACAACTATGAATACAGtacaaatgaaagtgtgtgGGTCTGTTTTAGTTCCGTGTGAAGGTGGAGAAGAATCCAGAGCTGGGTTTCAGTATATCAGGAGGAGTGGGAGGTCGAGGAAACCCGTTCCATCCAGATGACAACGTAAATTCACATCATACTTCTAATGAGCAGCACTGTAATGTTGTCCTCATCTGTTTGGTTTTTAATATTTCCCTCTTGTTTGCAGGGTATATATGTGACAAGGGTCCAGCCTGAAGGACCAGCATCCAAGATTCTGCAGCCTGGAGATAAAATTATCCAGGTATTCTTTCTGCCGCCTGAACAAAAATATCCCAGCTCTCTTGGCAAAGTATTTGTGAAAGATTAAAGAGTCTACAGGGACTTTTCATCcaacttctgtttgtttttttttccccacaggcAAACGGATACAACTTTGTGAATATTGATCACGGGAATGCAGTGTCCCTCCTGAAGACATTTCCAAACACTGTGGATATGATTATCTCAAGAGACATGCAAGCATAGACTCAACTGACACGGACTCCTGGAGGGAGACgggtgggaggggaggggaggggacgagtgtcagaggagagaagaagagacatTCAAGTTGACTCTTGTATTTTTATACACATGAGAGGCTGTTGTGCTGATGCCTGTTGGGACTATTTATACTTCACAGCCTTGATAAAAACGGGGGGGAAACCACTGAATGTAGTGGATCCGAGTGGGAGGGCGGCAAACATCTGCGAGTACGAGTCCTCTAAAAAGGCCATCACtgtggtatatatatatttttatacaaaAGAAGCTGAAGATGCTCTGATGCAAATACTTACTGTGGTCTCTGTACAgatcatcttttttcttttttttttttagtcccaAACTCATAAATCCTTTTATCATTACTTGGGTTTTTCTTCCTGCAGATGGACACAAATCAACCACTAGAGGGACACAGCGCCCTCTCTCTCCTGTCGTCCACCTtgcctttctttctcttttaattTAAGCTGTTGAAACGTTGTTTTTACTCTGTGGAGCGATCATATACGGAGGATAGTGTTATGTGCTTTTCATGTGGAGATGAATGTAGATCAAGGTGGTATTGGGATTGTAAATTCTTTTTTCTCTTGTGATATCAATTGAGTTGAGGAGAGGAAAACCATCCTCCTCTCGCCTCCACAAACCTGTGAAAATGCTCCGTCATGGAGTCACATGTACTCAAATCCATCTCAGATATCCtcacagcagaagcagcagcagcagctcacatgACTAGACCACTACCGGTGCTGTTTTGGGAGAAAGAAATTGGAAGAGATGCACTCAGCGATAGCAGTAAGTCTGGGAGATGGAAATTCAGACTTGAGGGGAACATGAGAGTTTGCTCGTCAAATCATAGTTTGACACTTTGGGGAAATAAGGTTAAATCTCATTTGTATAACATGCaaagacaaacatgaacatgttttattaatgtaaGGTTACATGCTAATTTCTGTCCGGGCCTATAGAGTGTGCCGTCCTTTAGTTACTGCTGGTTTTCTGACAGTGGCTCAGAGTCCTTAACCCCATAATCATGATGTACAACGTGTCAATCAAAGGAAACTATTTAACGGAAGGCAGATTTTATTAACTTAGCACAGAGTCACGATTGCAGTTCACCACCATTTCCAGCTTTTAAGTCAACGAGCTGCCGGCCACAGCCTTGTAAATATGCCCAGAAATGAGAGTGGTGTCAGTTTCCTCGTCCAACTCTCTGTGCATTTCCCTTATTGTTAACATATTCCTTTTAAGCAAGAGAACGCAGGTGTGGGTTATGCTAGTTAACCAAAGCAAGTGTGGAAATGGAGAGAAGGCAAAAGCAGGAGACCATGAAGAAAGATATTTGAATAAGAACAGGTCGACGTTtcactcgtgtttttttttttttttttttttttttttttaagggctTCATCTTTCATGAAGGCAGTTACTGATGCGATGAGTGTTTCAGCATGTGgcagtttttttcatttttacatggCTGAAGACCACAGTTTGCCTTTTGTGTCtgtacaaaatgttttaatcatgcTTTTTAACTCATAACTTGGGAGCAGTGAAATgtcttgtgtattttttttctttgctgtacAGAGAATAGCGTTTTTGGAGAAACACATTGTCAAGTGCCATAGACCTTGAACTGTTTGATTAGGGAAAGGACCTTTGATCCCAGATTCCAagcaatattcacatttccacAAGTACATTTTCAGCAGAAATGGCTTAAAAAGCAATatcaaatccttttttttttttttcatttcaaacatcaaattgtttggtttttttaacacAACCTTTTACTAATCCATGAtgattttacatgatttttatattgagagaaaaaaaaatcattttttgtaATGAAATGGCACAGGACATATGTACGATAgtgctaaaaacaaacaattctcTGCATTGTGTAAAAGTGAATGTTGGTGTCACTTTGCCCacggctgtttgtttgtgttcattggTGCAAAAAGGTAGTAAATCACTTCCACTGTTGAAAAATCAATCCACTTATAGCGTTTTAAAATTCACGTCCCGACTGTTGAAGGACactcgtgttttttttaaaggcagcgTAGTCGCATTATAAATGTACCTGTGAGTTGCATGAAATTAGCCTGtaactggttaaaaaaaaaaaaaatcacagtgagacgtgtttccaaaacaaaatggaaatgataaaaacattcattcattactcCAGTCAATCCCAGCAGTACATTTATGACCACTGAATtgtttgtacagtatatgataGAAATTAAATTTTTATCCCTGACATGTTCGTACGTGCTGTTTGAAAGTGAAGCTGCGCCCTcaatttttaaattgaaaattggCCACTTTTATTCACTGGCAAATAATACACGTTATTTTACACGGATGGActgtttatattatttgttttacttttgttgGTGATTTCTGTTGACTTATTATGAGTAGAGATAAAAAAATTACTTCGGGTTAATGGTCACTTTATAttcaaggcaaaaaaaaaaacgttcagTCTGACATTGTAGACAATCTTGGGAGATAAATCATGTCACATTTTCTTCAACCATGTTGGTCTGTTTCTTAGGCTCCTGTGTTGTCCTTATTTATTTAGCGGTCTTCTGTTGAACTGTGTAGACCATTACTAATCAAATTGTAAATACTcttcaaaaagaaaattgattATTACTGGCATTAGTGACTTGCGATTGTAAAACCAGCAATAAATTGCGATGCAGAGGCACCCGTTTTAATGTATAGCTAGTATTTCTAAGGTTTCTCTGGAAACCGTCACAGTGAGAGGATTGATATGCATTTATCCAACATTCCAGATTTTGTACATAATGACCTGTTTCTGAAGTAACCTGTGGAAAATAAACTAATGCTCTTTAACAAGGATCTCTTTGTTTCATCCTCACGGATTACCAGaggaaaaaactcaaaaaaggtaaaggttaaatattttaattgttttttattattattattattgtttatccTACATTCTTTACACGTAAATGTACACTTGAAGTAGTCTTTACATGTCATATCCTGGACTTGGTACATGTAATTGTAATGAGTAGAGCtggacatttattttgtataagGATTTAACAAACGGAAGCATGATTTTTGTGTGGTTTACTTCAGCTCTTCATGGGATGAATGTCAGTTATTTTTAGCTGTTTATGTAACATGAAAAATTAGATTGACTTACTCACTCTACTAGAGAATTCTGATTCATGCCATAGAACAATCTGGTCAGAAAGGTCAAGTCTAAAACTGTCAGCAGACCCAGTGAATACTCAGCACGGCTGTTTTGGTTCATCTGTGTCGTCTCTCACTTAGTGACATAATCCTCGGCCGTTTGTCAGCACAGCAGAGCCTGGGATCTGTCACACGGGGTTAAACGACCAACAAAGTCTTCCATTTGATTTATGTGCAGGCAGTGGTGGGAGGGATGTCGGAATATTGATTCATATCACACCAGTTTTTTTTGAACGACTACAATTCTAAGTTTCTGTATGCCATTTTATTATGTGCcgccacaaggaggcactgcaAGGGTGTGATGTCCAGGCCATAACAGAGAGAACCAAGTGATAACACAAAGTAAGATGAAACACCCTGATCAACACCTGCATCTTTCTCATCAACATAATTCCGTTTAAGTGGTTGTCTGTAAATCACAAGATTATAGTCACTTGTTCATTGTGGCAGCAGTTCAGGTGGAGAAgatgggaagagagaaagatAAATGTTAGTAAGTGATACTCTGCTAttatatggtaaaaaaaaaaatgtatgacacAGCAGCTCAGGTGGGAATGACAAATatttacacaataaaatgtattatttaaattgACTGAATTTAAGTGGCTTACTGTTAAGTTTCTCTTACATTGTGTAAATCTAATTCAAAGGGTCCAAACAAAGACTtgaattttttaaataaatgttattataatgataacgtgttttttttatgtgcagcAAATGTATATAGTTCAATAATAGTGaaaatgtgtggaaaaacatgcagtatTGCAGCTTCAGTTTGAACAGTTCCACACTCCGGTCAGTAGGTGGCACTATAATCTGATTTGACAACCAAACTCGAGAGGAAACCTCTCCATCCGCCTGCCTGGGCGCACTccgtaggaaaaaaaaaaggaaaaaagaagcacCTTGCGGGGTGTTTAGATATAAATATTGTGAGCGTACCACTGTTAATGTTTGTCAAcgcttttgttatttttgcacaatGAGCGGGATCCCAGGCACCGCTGTCGTCCAGGTCACCAACTTGTCCTCGGCCGTGAGCAGCGAGCAGATGCGAACTCTGTTCGGTTTCCTGGGAGACATCGAGGAGCTGAGGCTCTACC
This Solea solea chromosome 19, fSolSol10.1, whole genome shotgun sequence DNA region includes the following protein-coding sequences:
- the erbin gene encoding erbin isoform X1 produces the protein MSKRSLFVRLVPCRCLRGEEETVTSLDYSHCSLETVPKEIFSFEKTLQELYLDANQIEELPKQLFNCQLLHRLSMPDNDLTVLPAAIANLINLRELDVSKNSIQEFPENIKNCKVLAVVEASVNPISKLPEGFTQLLSLTQLYLNDAFLEFLPASFGRLSKLQILELRENQLKMLPKSMHKLTQLDRLDLGSNEFTEVPEVLEQLTGIKELWIDGNRLTFLPGMLGMLKQLVYLDVSKNNLEMVDEQICGCENLQDLLLSNNALTQLPGSIGSLKKLTALKVDENQLMYLPDSVGGLTNLEELDCSFNEIEALPSTIGQCVAMRTFAADHNFLAQLPLEMGNWKHATVLFLHSNKLESLPEEMGDMQRLKVINLSNNKLKNLPYNFTKLNQMTAMWLSENQSKPLIPLQKEEDPETQKTVLTNYMFPQQTRTEDYIPNSDSESFNPALWEEQRKHRAQVAFECDEDKDEREAPPREGNLKRYPTPYPDELKNMVKTAQSVAHRLKEDESSDEAGKPFERNHIGIQDVGVKVIEASCPNGTESDTEPQESEQNPSAPESEDTLDTSYSSQRVPLKSSEGSMMNHEDTLEDSEELSDEEEMKIAEMRPPLIEISINQPKVVTLSKDKKDDGKDADSLLDDTVANSNQNNSNCSSPSRMSDSVSLTTDSSQDNSLCTPEREAKMLFLPKSQQGDENMNQPKETTPLLHNGNGSETSLQALLKTQQMPPEKMGDYDLSMEARLAFIEKGINNGMENNYTKWDQINMNVSKPPTDNMLQLDELDKTKNGLAQQDLGGKQSYSNDKFDHLQNGNQQVSDSINRLGNISQAVRMETSAVHVASTGVTASSDMSLSRSTEELSPEKRCHPQQVMKSHSISNIEGGGMKIFSFEGNDDTYEAASMTRMAGVGPGPGAQGQSIVRSKSAGQLLNDQNLQIYPGSTASSSDLLSSSKPPASTSRYPVSSSMAMGIHPPQYNVQYTSSAMPKDGLWAQRTPMPPEHQGYLPPPSHSLANTNYSNRNQAPPYPLPLQQRGPMAPKPSGDMWAKERLHSTGSQPRSSTLQRQSSSSSTASMGDPRRMQLPEGEYLTYRDIHTLARGPLAMSQAMQRPLSARTYSIDIPGASRPFPARPQPHELPERTMSVCDFNYQHSSPSKRPNTRVKSEHSLLDGPAQVPGAPRVPTDWRDHVMRHIEAKKMEKDDVYGPPGQQSYTMDPHRKVPLMNGQMGPAARPQMNQMPMARHPSREQLIDYLMLKVSQPPQGPPRVSHDSLQQEFRVKVEKNPELGFSISGGVGGRGNPFHPDDNGIYVTRVQPEGPASKILQPGDKIIQANGYNFVNIDHGNAVSLLKTFPNTVDMIISRDMQA